In Dromiciops gliroides isolate mDroGli1 chromosome 5, mDroGli1.pri, whole genome shotgun sequence, the following are encoded in one genomic region:
- the LOC122727902 gene encoding ribosomal biogenesis protein LAS1L-like: protein MEDCVPQLHLELVPVLDVCLDCACWATPPILQLVLKTMEPAFPLDTQEKLMCLCTIYTQGGNPNSRPRSRGDSLSSRRPVYTLEDLQWQVKQSMLRDRQRSNEDEPETEMEDLFPKTEEEAEAEQKPEPKAPLKESPEALAEKQAGLEGSDWQLCTDDIDWSKYPIGRVPGQTDDPNELMLDNYTMISVVDQPIIQENDDFPSSSTHDSTNQGARDGLLWTQSELHHIKTNIKFF, encoded by the coding sequence ATGGAAGATTGTGTGCCACAACTTCACCTTGAATTGGTCCCAGTGCTTGATGTCTGCTTGGATTGTGCCTGCTGGGCCACTCCCCCTATCCTCCAACTGGTCCTCAAGACCATGGAACCAGCCTTCCCCCTGGACACTCAAGAGAAGCTTATGTGTCTCTGCACCATCTACACCCAGGGTGGGAACCCTAACTCCAGACCAAGGTCCAGGGGAGactctttgtcctcaaggaggcCTGTCTACACTCTGGAAGATCTGCAGTGGCAGGTGAAGCAGTCTATGTTGAGGGATCGGCAGAGAAGTAATGAGGATGAACCGGAGACTGAGATGGAAGATCTTTTTCCCAAGACAGAGGAAGAGGCTGAGGCTGAGCAGAAGCCAGAACCAAAGGCCCCACTGAAGGAGAGCCCTGAGGCTCTAGCAGAAAAGCAGGCTGGATTGGAAGGCTCTGACTGGCAGCTTTGCACAGATGACATAGACTGGAGTAAATATCCCATCGGCAGGGTTCCTGGCCAGACGGATGACCCCAATGAGCTCATGCTGGACAACTACACTATGATATCTGTTGTGGATCAACCTATAATCCAGGAGAATGACGATTTTCCCTCTTCGTCAACACATGATTCCACGAACCAGGGAGCCAGGGATGGCTTACTGTGGACCCAGAGTGAACTACATCACATTAAAACCAACATTAAGTTCTTCTAA
- the GTPBP10 gene encoding LOW QUALITY PROTEIN: GTP-binding protein 10 (The sequence of the model RefSeq protein was modified relative to this genomic sequence to represent the inferred CDS: inserted 1 base in 1 codon; deleted 1 base in 1 codon) → MYGNFMDNLRLLQKGGAGGMGYPRLGGEGGKGGDVWLVAKKRMSLKKIKDKYPXERFVAGEGANSRISALKGDKGLDYEISVPVGITVTDERGQIIGELNKEDDRILIAQGGLGGNLLSNFLPSKGQKRIIHLDLKLIADVGLVGFPNAGKSSLLSKISHAKPEIADYAFTTIKPQLGKIIYKDFKQVSVADLPGLIEGAHMNKGMGHKFLKHIERTKQLLFVVDVSGFQLSSKTKFRSAFETVILLTKELELYKENLMMKPSLLAVNKMDLPDAKDKFSELVNQLQNPKDFSDLFEKEEIPAKTVEFQDIIPISAQTGEGIEELKNCLRISLDEQSNQENEHFYKKQLLNLQNSKLSFIGP, encoded by the exons atgtatggaaACTTCATGGACAATCTAAGACTCTTGCAAAAAGGAGGAGCTGGTGGAATGGGTTATCCTCGATTAGGTGGAGAAGGAGGCAAAGGTGGTGATGTC TGGCTAGTagccaaaaaaagaatgagcttaaaaaaaataaaagataaatatc CAGAAAGGTTTGTGGCAGGAGAAGGAGCAAATAGTCG aatCAGTGCATTAAAGGGAGACAAAGGCCTGGATTATGAAATATCTGTGCCTGTAGGCATTACAGTAACCGATGAGAGAGGCCAAATCATAG GAGAACTCAATAAAGAGGATGACAGAATTTTAATAGCACAAGGAGGACTTGGGGGTAATTTGCTTTCAAATTTCCTGCCATCCAAGGgccaaaaaagaataattcaccTTGACCTAAAGCTTATAGCTGATGTAGGCCTTGTAGG aTTTCCAAATGCTGGAAAATCCTCTTTACTAAGTAAAATTTCCCATGCAAAACCCGAGATTGCAGATTATGCAT TTACAACAATAAAACCTCAGTTGGGAAAGATTATTTATAAGGATTTCAAACAA GTATCTGTAGCTGATCTTCCAGGTTTAATTGAAGGAGCACATATGAACAAAGGAATGGGACACAAGTTCCTCAAGCACATAGAAAGAACCAAACAGCTTCTTTTTGTT gTTGATGTCTCTGGGTTTCAgctttcttcaaaaacaaaattcagatCTGCCTTTGAAACGGTAATATTACTTACAAAG GAGCTGGAGCTATACAAAGAAAACCTCATGATGAAACCTTCACTACTTGCCGTTAATAAGATGGATTTACCAGATGCTAAAGATAAATTCAGTGAACTTGTGAACCAGCTACAGAATCCTAAAG ATTTTTCGGATctctttgaaaaagaagaaattccagCAAAAACTGTGGAGTTCCAAGATATCATCCCAATATCTGCACAAACAGGAGAAGGAattgaagaattaaagaattgtCTAAGAATATCTCTAGATGAACAATCCAATCAggaaaatgaacatttctataaAAAACAGTTGCTTAATTTACAAAATTCAAAATTATCATTTATTGGTCCATAA